A stretch of the Macaca mulatta isolate MMU2019108-1 chromosome 14, T2T-MMU8v2.0, whole genome shotgun sequence genome encodes the following:
- the RAPSN gene encoding 43 kDa receptor-associated protein of the synapse isoform X13 has translation MGQDQTKQQIEKGLQLYQSNQTEKALQVWMKVLEKSSDLMGRFRVLGCLVTAHSEMGRYKEMLKFAVVQIDTARELEDADFLLESYLNLARSNEKLCEFHKTISYCKTCLGLPGTRAGAQLGGQVSLSMGNAFLGLSVFQKALESFEKALRYAHNNDDAMLECRVCCSLGSFYAQVKESMKIALQHGDRPLQALCLLCFADIHRSRGDLEALDVIERAQDLAEEVGNKLSQLKLHCLSESIYRSKGLQRELRAHVVRFHECVEETELYCGLCGESIGEKNSRLQALPCSHIFHLRCLQNNGTRSCPNCRRSSMKPGFV, from the exons ATGGGGCAGGACCAGACCAAGCAGCAGATCGAGAAGGGGCTCCAGCTGTATCAGTCCAACCAGACAGAGAAAGCACTGCAGGTGTGGATGAAGGTGCTGGAGAAGAGCTCAGACCTCATGGGGCGCTTCCGTGTGCTGGGCTGCCTGGTCACGGCCCACTCAGAGATGGGCCGATACAAGGAGATGCTGAAG TTCGCTGTGGTCCAGATCGACACGGCCCGGGAGCTGGAGGATGCCGACTTCCTCCTGGAGAGCTACCTGAACCTGGCCCGCAGCAACGAGAAGCTGTGCGAGTTTCACAAGACCATCTCCTACTGCAAGACCTGCCTTGGGCTGCCTGGTACCAGGGCAGGTGCCCAGCTCGGAGGCCAGGTCAGCCTGAGCATGGGCAATGCCTTCCTGGGCCTCAGCGTCTTCCAGAAGGCCCTGGAGAGCTTCGAGAAGGCCCTGCGCTACGCCCACAACAACGATGACGCCATGCTCGAGTGCCGCgtgtgctgcagcctgggcagcttCTATGCCCAGGTCAAG GAGTCTATGAAGATCGCACTGCAGCATGGGGACCGGCCACTGCAGGCTCTCTGCCTACTTTGCTTCGCTGACATCCACCGGAGCCGTGGGGACCTGGAG GCTCTGGACGTCATCGAGAGAGCCCAGGATCTGGCTGAGGAGGTGGGGAACAAG CTGAGCCAGCTCAAGCTGCACTGTCTGAGCGAGAGCATTTACCGCAGCAAAGGGCTGCAGCGGGAACTGCGGGCGCATGTCGTGAGGTTCCACGAGTGTGTGGAGGAGACGGAGCTCTACTGCGGCCTGTGTGGCGAGTCCATAGGCGAGAAGAACAGCCGGCTGCAGGCCCTGCCCTGCTCCCACATCTTCCACCTCAG GTGCCTGCAAAACAACGGGACCCGGAGCTGTCCCAACTGCCGCCGCTCATCCATGAAGCCTGGCTTTGTGTGA
- the RAPSN gene encoding 43 kDa receptor-associated protein of the synapse isoform X12: MGQDQTKQQIEKGLQLYQSNQTEKALQVWMKVLEKSSDLMGRFRVLGCLVTAHSEMGRYKEMLKFAVVQIDTARELEDADFLLESYLNLARSNEKLCEFHKTISYCKTCLGLPGTRAGAQLGGQVSLSMGNAFLGLSVFQKALESFEKALRYAHNNDDAMLECRVCCSLGSFYAQVKESMKIALQHGDRPLQALCLLCFADIHRSRGDLETAFPRYDSAMSIMTEIGNRLGQVQALLGVAKCWVARKTLDKLSQLKLHCLSESIYRSKGLQRELRAHVVRFHECVEETELYCGLCGESIGEKNSRLQALPCSHIFHLRCLQNNGTRSCPNCRRSSMKPGFV; encoded by the exons ATGGGGCAGGACCAGACCAAGCAGCAGATCGAGAAGGGGCTCCAGCTGTATCAGTCCAACCAGACAGAGAAAGCACTGCAGGTGTGGATGAAGGTGCTGGAGAAGAGCTCAGACCTCATGGGGCGCTTCCGTGTGCTGGGCTGCCTGGTCACGGCCCACTCAGAGATGGGCCGATACAAGGAGATGCTGAAG TTCGCTGTGGTCCAGATCGACACGGCCCGGGAGCTGGAGGATGCCGACTTCCTCCTGGAGAGCTACCTGAACCTGGCCCGCAGCAACGAGAAGCTGTGCGAGTTTCACAAGACCATCTCCTACTGCAAGACCTGCCTTGGGCTGCCTGGTACCAGGGCAGGTGCCCAGCTCGGAGGCCAGGTCAGCCTGAGCATGGGCAATGCCTTCCTGGGCCTCAGCGTCTTCCAGAAGGCCCTGGAGAGCTTCGAGAAGGCCCTGCGCTACGCCCACAACAACGATGACGCCATGCTCGAGTGCCGCgtgtgctgcagcctgggcagcttCTATGCCCAGGTCAAG GAGTCTATGAAGATCGCACTGCAGCATGGGGACCGGCCACTGCAGGCTCTCTGCCTACTTTGCTTCGCTGACATCCACCGGAGCCGTGGGGACCTGGAG ACAGCCTTCCCCAGGTATGACTCCGCCATGAGCATCATGACCGAGATTGGAAACCGCCTGGGGCAAGTGCAGGCGCTGCTGGGTGTGGCCAAGTGCTGGGTAGCCAGAAAGACGCTGGACAAG CTGAGCCAGCTCAAGCTGCACTGTCTGAGCGAGAGCATTTACCGCAGCAAAGGGCTGCAGCGGGAACTGCGGGCGCATGTCGTGAGGTTCCACGAGTGTGTGGAGGAGACGGAGCTCTACTGCGGCCTGTGTGGCGAGTCCATAGGCGAGAAGAACAGCCGGCTGCAGGCCCTGCCCTGCTCCCACATCTTCCACCTCAG GTGCCTGCAAAACAACGGGACCCGGAGCTGTCCCAACTGCCGCCGCTCATCCATGAAGCCTGGCTTTGTGTGA
- the RAPSN gene encoding 43 kDa receptor-associated protein of the synapse isoform X9 produces MGQDQTKQQIEKGLQLYQSNQTEKALQVWMKVLEKSSDLMGRFRVLGCLVTAHSEMGRYKEMLKFAVVQIDTARELEDADFLLESYLNLARSNEKLCEFHKTISYCKTCLGLPGTRAGAQLGGQVSLSMGNAFLGLSVFQKALESFEKALRYAHNNDDAMLECRVCCSLGSFYAQVKESMKIALQHGDRPLQALCLLCFADIHRSRGDLETAFPRYDSAMSIMTEIGNRLGQVQALLGVAKCWVARKTLDKALDVIERAQDLAEEVGNKLSQLKLHCLSESIYRSKGLQRELRAHVVRFHECVEETELYCGLCGESIGEKNSRLQALPCSHIFHLRCLQNNGTRSCPNCRRSSMKPGFV; encoded by the exons ATGGGGCAGGACCAGACCAAGCAGCAGATCGAGAAGGGGCTCCAGCTGTATCAGTCCAACCAGACAGAGAAAGCACTGCAGGTGTGGATGAAGGTGCTGGAGAAGAGCTCAGACCTCATGGGGCGCTTCCGTGTGCTGGGCTGCCTGGTCACGGCCCACTCAGAGATGGGCCGATACAAGGAGATGCTGAAG TTCGCTGTGGTCCAGATCGACACGGCCCGGGAGCTGGAGGATGCCGACTTCCTCCTGGAGAGCTACCTGAACCTGGCCCGCAGCAACGAGAAGCTGTGCGAGTTTCACAAGACCATCTCCTACTGCAAGACCTGCCTTGGGCTGCCTGGTACCAGGGCAGGTGCCCAGCTCGGAGGCCAGGTCAGCCTGAGCATGGGCAATGCCTTCCTGGGCCTCAGCGTCTTCCAGAAGGCCCTGGAGAGCTTCGAGAAGGCCCTGCGCTACGCCCACAACAACGATGACGCCATGCTCGAGTGCCGCgtgtgctgcagcctgggcagcttCTATGCCCAGGTCAAG GAGTCTATGAAGATCGCACTGCAGCATGGGGACCGGCCACTGCAGGCTCTCTGCCTACTTTGCTTCGCTGACATCCACCGGAGCCGTGGGGACCTGGAG ACAGCCTTCCCCAGGTATGACTCCGCCATGAGCATCATGACCGAGATTGGAAACCGCCTGGGGCAAGTGCAGGCGCTGCTGGGTGTGGCCAAGTGCTGGGTAGCCAGAAAGACGCTGGACAAG GCTCTGGACGTCATCGAGAGAGCCCAGGATCTGGCTGAGGAGGTGGGGAACAAG CTGAGCCAGCTCAAGCTGCACTGTCTGAGCGAGAGCATTTACCGCAGCAAAGGGCTGCAGCGGGAACTGCGGGCGCATGTCGTGAGGTTCCACGAGTGTGTGGAGGAGACGGAGCTCTACTGCGGCCTGTGTGGCGAGTCCATAGGCGAGAAGAACAGCCGGCTGCAGGCCCTGCCCTGCTCCCACATCTTCCACCTCAG GTGCCTGCAAAACAACGGGACCCGGAGCTGTCCCAACTGCCGCCGCTCATCCATGAAGCCTGGCTTTGTGTGA
- the RAPSN gene encoding 43 kDa receptor-associated protein of the synapse isoform X10: MGQDQTKQQIEKGLQLYQSNQTEKALQVWMKVLEKSSDLMGRFRVLGCLVTAHSEMGRYKEMLKFAVVQIDTARELEDADFLLESYLNLARSNEKLCEFHKTISYCKTCLGLPGTRAGAQLGGQVSLSMGNAFLGLSVFQKALESFEKALRYAHNNDDAMLECRVCCSLGSFYAQVKDYEKALFFPCKAAELVNDYGKGWSLKYRAMSQYHMAVAYRLLGHLGSAMECCEESMKIALQHGDRPLQALCLLCFADIHRSRGDLELSQLKLHCLSESIYRSKGLQRELRAHVVRFHECVEETELYCGLCGESIGEKNSRLQALPCSHIFHLRCLQNNGTRSCPNCRRSSMKPGFV; this comes from the exons ATGGGGCAGGACCAGACCAAGCAGCAGATCGAGAAGGGGCTCCAGCTGTATCAGTCCAACCAGACAGAGAAAGCACTGCAGGTGTGGATGAAGGTGCTGGAGAAGAGCTCAGACCTCATGGGGCGCTTCCGTGTGCTGGGCTGCCTGGTCACGGCCCACTCAGAGATGGGCCGATACAAGGAGATGCTGAAG TTCGCTGTGGTCCAGATCGACACGGCCCGGGAGCTGGAGGATGCCGACTTCCTCCTGGAGAGCTACCTGAACCTGGCCCGCAGCAACGAGAAGCTGTGCGAGTTTCACAAGACCATCTCCTACTGCAAGACCTGCCTTGGGCTGCCTGGTACCAGGGCAGGTGCCCAGCTCGGAGGCCAGGTCAGCCTGAGCATGGGCAATGCCTTCCTGGGCCTCAGCGTCTTCCAGAAGGCCCTGGAGAGCTTCGAGAAGGCCCTGCGCTACGCCCACAACAACGATGACGCCATGCTCGAGTGCCGCgtgtgctgcagcctgggcagcttCTATGCCCAGGTCAAG GACTACGAGAAAGCCCTGTTCTTCCCCTGCAAAGCCGCAGAGCTCGTCAACGACTATGGCAAAGGCTGGAGCCTGAAGTACCGGGCCATGAGCCAGTACCACATGGCCGTGGCCTATCGCCTGCTGGGCCACCTGGGCAGTGCCATGGAGTGTTGCGAG GAGTCTATGAAGATCGCACTGCAGCATGGGGACCGGCCACTGCAGGCTCTCTGCCTACTTTGCTTCGCTGACATCCACCGGAGCCGTGGGGACCTGGAG CTGAGCCAGCTCAAGCTGCACTGTCTGAGCGAGAGCATTTACCGCAGCAAAGGGCTGCAGCGGGAACTGCGGGCGCATGTCGTGAGGTTCCACGAGTGTGTGGAGGAGACGGAGCTCTACTGCGGCCTGTGTGGCGAGTCCATAGGCGAGAAGAACAGCCGGCTGCAGGCCCTGCCCTGCTCCCACATCTTCCACCTCAG GTGCCTGCAAAACAACGGGACCCGGAGCTGTCCCAACTGCCGCCGCTCATCCATGAAGCCTGGCTTTGTGTGA
- the RAPSN gene encoding 43 kDa receptor-associated protein of the synapse isoform X3 gives MGQDQTKQQIEKGLQLYQSNQTEKALQVWMKVLEKSSDLMGRFRVLGCLVTAHSEMGRYKEMLKFAVVQIDTARELEDADFLLESYLNLARSNEKLCEFHKTISYCKTCLGLPGTRAGAQLGGQVSLSMGNAFLGLSVFQKALESFEKALRYAHNNDDAMLECRVCCSLGSFYAQVKDYEKALFFPCKAAELVNDYGKGWSLKYRAMSQYHMAVAYRLLGHLGSAMECCEESMKIALQHGDRPLQALCLLCFADIHRSRGDLETAFPRYDSAMSIMTEIGNRLGQVQALLGVAKCWVARKTLDKALDVIERAQDLAEEVGNKQRAAAGTAGACREVPRVCGGDGALLRPVWRVHRREEQPAAGPALLPHLPPQVPAKQRDPELSQLPPLIHEAWLCVTPGSRCGLPPRRSCSFSTAHWRPIYSWGSCQHVVTTARALGPAHGCSPGPSSPPCLFVLCSS, from the exons ATGGGGCAGGACCAGACCAAGCAGCAGATCGAGAAGGGGCTCCAGCTGTATCAGTCCAACCAGACAGAGAAAGCACTGCAGGTGTGGATGAAGGTGCTGGAGAAGAGCTCAGACCTCATGGGGCGCTTCCGTGTGCTGGGCTGCCTGGTCACGGCCCACTCAGAGATGGGCCGATACAAGGAGATGCTGAAG TTCGCTGTGGTCCAGATCGACACGGCCCGGGAGCTGGAGGATGCCGACTTCCTCCTGGAGAGCTACCTGAACCTGGCCCGCAGCAACGAGAAGCTGTGCGAGTTTCACAAGACCATCTCCTACTGCAAGACCTGCCTTGGGCTGCCTGGTACCAGGGCAGGTGCCCAGCTCGGAGGCCAGGTCAGCCTGAGCATGGGCAATGCCTTCCTGGGCCTCAGCGTCTTCCAGAAGGCCCTGGAGAGCTTCGAGAAGGCCCTGCGCTACGCCCACAACAACGATGACGCCATGCTCGAGTGCCGCgtgtgctgcagcctgggcagcttCTATGCCCAGGTCAAG GACTACGAGAAAGCCCTGTTCTTCCCCTGCAAAGCCGCAGAGCTCGTCAACGACTATGGCAAAGGCTGGAGCCTGAAGTACCGGGCCATGAGCCAGTACCACATGGCCGTGGCCTATCGCCTGCTGGGCCACCTGGGCAGTGCCATGGAGTGTTGCGAG GAGTCTATGAAGATCGCACTGCAGCATGGGGACCGGCCACTGCAGGCTCTCTGCCTACTTTGCTTCGCTGACATCCACCGGAGCCGTGGGGACCTGGAG ACAGCCTTCCCCAGGTATGACTCCGCCATGAGCATCATGACCGAGATTGGAAACCGCCTGGGGCAAGTGCAGGCGCTGCTGGGTGTGGCCAAGTGCTGGGTAGCCAGAAAGACGCTGGACAAG GCTCTGGACGTCATCGAGAGAGCCCAGGATCTGGCTGAGGAGGTGGGGAACAAG CAAAGGGCTGCAGCGGGAACTGCGGGCGCATGTCGTGAGGTTCCACGAGTGTGTGGAGGAGACGGAGCTCTACTGCGGCCTGTGTGGCGAGTCCATAGGCGAGAAGAACAGCCGGCTGCAGGCCCTGCCCTGCTCCCACATCTTCCACCTCAG GTGCCTGCAAAACAACGGGACCCGGAGCTGTCCCAACTGCCGCCGCTCATCCATGAAGCCTGGCTTTGTGTGACTCCCGGCAGCAGGTGTGGGCTTCCTCCTCGCCGCTCCTGCTCCTTCTCCACTGCACACTGGAGACCCATTTACTCCTGGGGCAGCTGCCAGCATGTCGTCACCACAGCCAGGGCCTTGGGACCTGCCCACGGCTGCTCCCCTGGGCCCAgctcccctccctgcctctttGTACTTTGCTCTTCATAG
- the RAPSN gene encoding 43 kDa receptor-associated protein of the synapse isoform X5 encodes MGQDQTKQQIEKGLQLYQSNQTEKALQVWMKVLEKSSDLMGRFRVLGCLVTAHSEMGRYKEMLKFAVVQIDTARELEDADFLLESYLNLARSNEKLCEFHKTISYCKTCLGLPGTRAGAQLGGQVSLSMGNAFLGLSVFQKALESFEKALRYAHNNDDAMLECRVCCSLGSFYAQVKDYEKALFFPCKAAELVNDYGKGWSLKYRAMSQYHMAVAYRLLGHLGSAMECCEESMKIALQHGDRPLQALCLLCFADIHRSRGDLETAFPRYDSAMSIMTEIGNRLGQVQALLGVAKCWVARKTLDKALDVIERAQDLAEEVGNKVPAKQRDPELSQLPPLIHEAWLCVTPGSRCGLPPRRSCSFSTAHWRPIYSWGSCQHVVTTARALGPAHGCSPGPSSPPCLFVLCSS; translated from the exons ATGGGGCAGGACCAGACCAAGCAGCAGATCGAGAAGGGGCTCCAGCTGTATCAGTCCAACCAGACAGAGAAAGCACTGCAGGTGTGGATGAAGGTGCTGGAGAAGAGCTCAGACCTCATGGGGCGCTTCCGTGTGCTGGGCTGCCTGGTCACGGCCCACTCAGAGATGGGCCGATACAAGGAGATGCTGAAG TTCGCTGTGGTCCAGATCGACACGGCCCGGGAGCTGGAGGATGCCGACTTCCTCCTGGAGAGCTACCTGAACCTGGCCCGCAGCAACGAGAAGCTGTGCGAGTTTCACAAGACCATCTCCTACTGCAAGACCTGCCTTGGGCTGCCTGGTACCAGGGCAGGTGCCCAGCTCGGAGGCCAGGTCAGCCTGAGCATGGGCAATGCCTTCCTGGGCCTCAGCGTCTTCCAGAAGGCCCTGGAGAGCTTCGAGAAGGCCCTGCGCTACGCCCACAACAACGATGACGCCATGCTCGAGTGCCGCgtgtgctgcagcctgggcagcttCTATGCCCAGGTCAAG GACTACGAGAAAGCCCTGTTCTTCCCCTGCAAAGCCGCAGAGCTCGTCAACGACTATGGCAAAGGCTGGAGCCTGAAGTACCGGGCCATGAGCCAGTACCACATGGCCGTGGCCTATCGCCTGCTGGGCCACCTGGGCAGTGCCATGGAGTGTTGCGAG GAGTCTATGAAGATCGCACTGCAGCATGGGGACCGGCCACTGCAGGCTCTCTGCCTACTTTGCTTCGCTGACATCCACCGGAGCCGTGGGGACCTGGAG ACAGCCTTCCCCAGGTATGACTCCGCCATGAGCATCATGACCGAGATTGGAAACCGCCTGGGGCAAGTGCAGGCGCTGCTGGGTGTGGCCAAGTGCTGGGTAGCCAGAAAGACGCTGGACAAG GCTCTGGACGTCATCGAGAGAGCCCAGGATCTGGCTGAGGAGGTGGGGAACAAG GTGCCTGCAAAACAACGGGACCCGGAGCTGTCCCAACTGCCGCCGCTCATCCATGAAGCCTGGCTTTGTGTGACTCCCGGCAGCAGGTGTGGGCTTCCTCCTCGCCGCTCCTGCTCCTTCTCCACTGCACACTGGAGACCCATTTACTCCTGGGGCAGCTGCCAGCATGTCGTCACCACAGCCAGGGCCTTGGGACCTGCCCACGGCTGCTCCCCTGGGCCCAgctcccctccctgcctctttGTACTTTGCTCTTCATAG